Proteins encoded by one window of Fusarium graminearum PH-1 chromosome 1, whole genome shotgun sequence:
- a CDS encoding alpha-galactosidase C precursor produces MVLLTLKRISTAAVVLGQSLAALAESSSPIHVDGTSFALNGDNVSYRFHVDNTTGDLINDHYGGPIAGDTITAEVGPVQGWVNLIGRVRREFPDHGRGDFRLPAFQIQQASGTTVTDFRYKSYDLVQGKPGLPGLPATFGDAEDVSSLVVHMYDNYSSIAVDLTYSIFPKYDAIVRSVNITNKGNTTINLKKVASWSVDFGQEDLDLIELRGDWSREGMRVRRKVDYGTQGFQSSTGYSSHLHNPFLALVSPDTTESQGEAWGFSLVYTGSFAVDVEKSSQGLTRALLGINPIDFSWPLKPGKTFTTPEVVSVFSNKGVGGMSRQFHRLYRKHLMKSKFAEETRPALLNSWEGLAFDINETSIYKIAKQSADLGIKLFVMDDGWFGNKYARTIDKLGLGDWQPDKSRFPEGLTPLVEDVTQLKVANSSEKLKFGIWFEPEMVNPESDLYNAHPDWALHSGSYPRTETRWQLVLNLALPEVQEFIIDSVSKILNESPISYVKWDNNRGIHETPDQTLNYKYMIGLYHVFEVLTSRFPDVLWEGCASGGGRFDPGVLQWFPQIWTSDDTDAVERIAIQFGTSLAYPPSSMGAHLSHVPNGLTGRTTSVKFRAHVAMMGGSFGVELDPSDLEAEERDQIPGLIQLSEKINPIVITGDFYRLALPEDTKYPAAQFISEDGKKVVLFAFQTRATINFSWPWFRMQGLDADAKYVLDGNQTVSGSTLMNLGVQLRFEGDYDSQVLIFEKQ; encoded by the exons ATGGTCCTGCTCACACTCAAGCGCATCTCTACGGCTGCGGTAGTCTTGGGCCAATCCCTCGCCGCTTTGGCTGAGAGTTCGAGTC CAATCCATGTTGATGGGACGTCCTTCGCTCTCAACGGAGACAATGTCTCATATCGCTTCCATGTCGACAACACCACAGGTGATCTAATCAACGACCACTATGGCGGTCCTATCGCAGGAGATACCATCACAGCTGAAGTCGGTCCTGTCCAAGGCTGGGTTAATCTCATCGGTCGAGTCCGACGCGAGTTCCCGGACCATGGAAGAGGAGACTTCCGACTACCAGCTTTCCAGATCCAACAAGCCAGTGGCACTACAGTCACAGACTTTCGCTACAAGTCATACGACCTCGTGCAGGGAAAGCCCGGTTTGCCCGGTCTTCCAGCCACGTTTGGAGATGCTGAGGATGTCTCAAGTCTTGTTGTGCACATGTATGACAACTACAGCTCCATCGCCGTGGACCTGACATATTCCATCTTCCCCAAATATGACGCTATCGTGCGAAGCGTTAATATTACCAACAAAGGAAACACAACTATCAATCTCAAAAAGGTTGCTAGTTGGAGTGTTGACTTTGGACAAGAGGATCTAGATCTTATTGAGCTTAGAGGTGACTGGTCCCGTGAGGGAATGCGAGTACGTCGTAAGGTTGATTATGGCACACAAGG GTTCCAAAGTTCAACCGGATACTCTTCCCACCTTCACAACCCTTTTCTCGCACTCGTTTCACCAGACACCACTGAGTCCCAAGGCGAAGCTTGGGGCTTTTCATTAGTCTACACCGGCTCATTCGCAGTTGATGTCGAAAAGAGCTCACAAGGTCTCACCCGCGCTCTTCTCGGTATCAACCCCATCGATTTCTCATGGCCTCTCAAGCCTGGTAAAACTTTCACCACACCCGAAGTTGTATCCGTTTTCTCAAACAAGGGTGTCGGTGGCATGTCGAGACAATTCCATCGCCTTTACAGAAAGCACCTGATGAAGAGCAAGTTTGCCGAAGAAACCAGACCtgccctcctcaacagctGGGAGGGCTTGGCATTTGACATCAATGAGACATCCATCTACAAGATCGCGAAGCAATCTGCAGACCTTGGTATCAAACTCTTTGTCATGGACGACGGCTGGTTCGGTAACAAGTATGCTCGAACGATTGATAAGCTCGGTCTTGGTGATTGGCAGCCTGACAAGTCTCGCTTTCCTGAAGGACTTACTCCccttgttgaggatgttACACAGCTTAAAGTAGCGAATTCCTCTGAAAAGCTCAAGTTTGGTATCTGGTTTGAGCCAGAAATGGTGAATCCAGAGTCAGACCTGTATAACGCGCATCCTGACTGGGCTCTCCACTCTGGATCATATCCCCGAACAGAAACTCGTTGGCAActtgttctcaaccttgCTTTGCCCGAGGTCCAAGAGTTTATCATTGACTCTGTTTCTAAAATTCTCAACGAGTCGCCGATTTCCTACGTCAAGTGGGATAACAACCGTGGCATCCATGAGACTCCTGATCAGACCCTCAACTACAAGTACATGATAGGATTGTATCACGTTTTTGAGGTGCTCACCAGCCGTTTCCCTGATGTTCTTTGGGAAGGTTGTGCGTCTGGAGGTGGTCGATTCGACCCTGGCGTTCTTCAGTGGTTCCCCCAGATCTGGACATCTGACGATACAGACGCAGTTGAGCGTATCGCGATCCAATTTGGCACTTCGCTAGCttatcctccatcttcaatggGCGCCCATCTCTCACACGTCCCTAACGGACTCACTGGGCGTACAACGTCTGTCAAGTTTAGAGCCCAcgttgccatgatgggtGGGTCATTCGGAGTTGAACTCGATCCCAGTGATCTGGAAGCGGAAGAGAGGGATCAAATTCCCGGTCTCATCCAGCTATCTGAAAAGATCAACCCAATCGTCATTACAGGTGATTTCTACCGATTAGCTCTCCCTGAAGACACCAAGTACCCAGCCGCGCAGTTCATCTCTGAAGACGGCAAGAAGGTTGTTCTGTTCGCTTTCCAGACTCGAGCGACGATCAACTTTTCCTGGCCTTGGTTCCGTATGCAGGGTTTGGATGCCGATGCCAAATATGTATTGGACGGAAACCAGACTGTGTCTGGCTCGACGCTTATGAACCTTGGTGTTCAGTTACGGTTTGAGGGGGATTATGATAGTCAGGTTTTGATATTTGAGAAGCAGTGA